A window of Cryptosporangium minutisporangium contains these coding sequences:
- a CDS encoding phosphatase PAP2 family protein: MVLEAHRTYLRPGRPSPPAGTRPSWRREILLLIGFLVPYDLIRAAASDDRGPALAHARAILTLERHLGLDVEAWLNAAVTSVRWAELATAFWYAGLHYLVTPLVLLALYRRAPERYRPARSALVLATAVALVGYLAYPTAPPRMLPGYVDTLIATADVGWWPDHNSAGLNQLAAMPSMHVGWSLWCGLVLAGFARWWWQRLLAFGYPAITTVAVVATANHWTLDAVAGGLLVLGAWAWYGRRSALKSTFRQVEGVPIRET; the protein is encoded by the coding sequence GTGGTACTCGAGGCACATCGGACGTACCTCCGGCCCGGGCGCCCGTCCCCGCCGGCCGGGACACGCCCGTCGTGGCGCCGGGAGATCCTCCTGCTGATCGGGTTCCTCGTGCCGTACGACCTGATCCGGGCGGCGGCCAGCGACGACCGCGGCCCGGCCCTGGCGCACGCCCGCGCGATCCTGACGCTGGAGCGGCACCTCGGCCTGGACGTCGAGGCGTGGCTCAACGCGGCGGTCACCAGCGTGCGCTGGGCCGAGCTCGCGACCGCGTTCTGGTACGCCGGTCTGCACTACCTGGTGACGCCGCTGGTGCTGCTCGCCCTGTACCGGCGCGCGCCCGAGCGGTACCGCCCGGCCCGGTCGGCGCTGGTGCTGGCCACCGCGGTCGCGCTCGTCGGCTACCTGGCGTACCCCACCGCTCCCCCGCGGATGCTGCCCGGCTACGTCGACACGCTGATCGCGACCGCCGACGTCGGCTGGTGGCCCGACCACAACTCGGCCGGCCTCAACCAGCTGGCCGCGATGCCGTCGATGCACGTGGGCTGGTCGCTGTGGTGCGGGCTGGTGCTCGCCGGCTTCGCCCGGTGGTGGTGGCAGCGCCTGCTCGCGTTCGGCTATCCCGCGATCACGACCGTCGCCGTGGTCGCGACCGCCAATCACTGGACGCTGGACGCCGTCGCCGGCGGCCTGCTCGTGCTCGGGGCGTGGGCGTGGTACGGCCGACGATCTGCCCTGAAATCCACCTTT